CAGAAGATGCCGGTCCTTTTCGAACCGCAAAAGATGGTTAAGGTTTCCCGAAACCCCCAGGAGATGAGCGCGCTGGAGCTATGGGAATACATAAAGCTAATGAAGAAGCAAGGCTCAAACCTGTCTCCTTTGTGGGTTTTGTTTCACTTGAAACTGGCTCTGCCGTGGGCATGTGTGATATTGGCCCTTTTGGGCACTACCCTTGGGGTAAGGCCACACCGTTCAGGACACGGCACGGGGCTTGCAACAAGCGTTTTCATAGTCTTTTTGTACTACGTTCTCATGTCCTTTTTCAAATCTTTTGGAGAGGCGGGGCATCTAAGCCCCCTCATCGCTGCTTGGATGCCCAATCTTACATTCTTCGCCTACGCGTTCAGGTTGGCGCTGAAGGCTAATGGTTAGGGGTGGTTCCTTTGTTCTCTGAAAGGATTGCGTTGATTGCAGGTGGGGGTGCTCTGCCTTTGGAGATACTTGGCAGGCTGCAGGGCAAGATAGCTGTCGTCTATTCATTGAACGAGGGGCTATCCAGTGGAGAGAGTGTCCCTGAAACCACAGAGGTTATAAAGATGGTCTCGCCCGATCTGGAGTGGCTTTTGAGGGACCTAGAGAGAAGGAACATAAGGAAACTTTTGATGGCAGGTTACGTTCCCAAGAAACTCATGTATATGCCAGAGGCTCTGGACCCTGCCCTTCGGGCCGTCATCGGTAAACTTGCATCCAGGGACGATCATAGCCTTTTGGGAGCTATCGTGGCGGCCATAGAGTCTCATGGAGTCGAGGTGATGCCCTATAGGGATGTAATCTTGGATATATTGGCTCCTGTTGGTGTGATAGCTGGCCGTAACCCGACGGAGGAGGAAAAGGACGACATAGCATGGGGGGTAGAAATAATTAGACGCCTTTTGCCCTTGTCCTTTGGCCAGACTATAGTTGTGAAAAGCCGTTCAGTCGTCGCCGTGGAGGCCATGGAGGGTACCGACAGGACCATAGAGCGGGCGGGCACCCTTGTCAAAGGTGGAGTCGTAATAAAGATGATGCGGCCAGACCAGGACGAGCGGTATGACCTTCCCACCATAGGCCCGACCACGCTGGAGGCCATGGCTAAGGGAGGGCTTTCCTGTCTTGCAGTGGAGGCAGGAAGGACTATAATCCTGGAGAAAGAGAAAACATTTGATATCGCCGAAAAATCGGGGATTGCCGTTTGGGGGATAGGCTAATGTCGATCTTTCTTAGCTGCGGCGAGGCCTCGGGGGACTATTACGTTGCCAAGCTTGCCGCCAGGCTAAGACAAAAAGGGTTCAGCGGTAAGATGTGGGGCCTTGTGGGTCCTCAGAGCGAAGCCTCAGGCGTGGAAAAGACCTGGTCCATGGGAGAGCTTCAACTTATGGGGATAGGAGAGGTTCTCTCGTCCATCCCCAGGCTCTTTTCCCTTAAGAAGCAGATAGAAAACCGTATTATCCAAGAAGCTCCAAGGGCTGTGGTAGTAGTGGACAGCCCTGATTTTCATTTGAGGCTCCTGGAGGGGCTGCGATCCAAAGGGTACGGTGGAAAAGTTGTATATTTGTGCCCGCCAACCGTTTGGGCTTGGAGGAGTTGGAGGGTCAAGAAGCTGAGAAAGTTATGTGACCTCTGTCTTCCCCTTTTTGGCTTTGAACATCAGTTCTTGTCGGAAAGGGGAGTTAAAAGCCTTTGGGTGGGCCATCCTTTCCTGGATGAGTTTGATTTGAACAGTAGGTTTTTCCCGTCCTTTGACCCGGAGAAAAAGGACAAAGTTATAGGCCTTTTGCCTGGGAGCAGGCCATCGGAGGTAAACAAGATATTTCCTGTCCTGTTGGAGGTTGCCCACAAGCTTGAGCTTGAGGGTTTTGTGCCTGTTTTTTCAATTGCTCCTAACCTGTCGGAAGAAATGAAAGATTACGTTAGATCCAGGTCAAGGCCCTTTGAGGCCTACTCGGGGCCTGGAGCTGAGTTGATAGAACGTTCTGATGCCGTGGTCGGGGCGAGCGGTACTGTAGCAGTTGAAGCTCTTTTGCGAAAGAGGTTCATGGTGGTGTTATATAAGGCCTCTTGGTCTTCGTGGCTGGCTTATAAAATCTTCGTCAAGACTCCCTGGATAAGCATACCCAACATATTGGCTGGAAAGATGGTGTTTCCCGAGCTGCTGCAGAAGAATGCCACAGCTAGTGCTGTTTTGGAACACCTTTTGCCTTATCTTAAGGACTCTGCCTACAGGGGCAAAGTGCACGAGTTCATGGATAGAGCCTGCGACAAGTTGGGCCGGCCGGGCGCACTGGATTTGTGGGCAGAAGAGGTATTGAAGGGTGTTGAGCGATGAAGGAAGTGCTTTTGTTGGCCAATGGGCCAGGGGAGCTTTGGTGTTGGGTAAGGCCCATGGTCAAGGTGTTGAAGGCTAAGGGATACAGGGTGAAAATTGGGCTTTTGCCCTGCCAGTTCTCTTCGGGGGAGGAATCAAGAATAGCGAGCAGTCTTGGAGCCGATGAAGTTAAGGGGCCCTCTTTCTTTGTAAAGAGCGCCTTGGATATGTTGAGGGATTCTTCAGATCTGGTGTTTCAACTTGGAGGGGACCTTGTGTATGGCCTTTTGGCTTCCAGGGGTAAAAGGCCCTTTTTCTGCTATACTTATGGACCCAAACCTTTTATGGAAAAGGCTGACGTTGTCATGACAGCCTGGGATTTCCCTTTGGTTCCGGGGAGGGTCGTCGTAGGAGATCTGGTGGCCGATGCCTTGGACATGGATGAAGGAGCTTCTCCCTGGAAGAAGGAAGGGGCTTTACGCCTTGTGTTCTTTCCTGGCAGCAGGCCGGGGATAAGGAAGGCCTCCTTGAGGTTCCTTTCGGAGGTGAAAGGTACTTTGGAGGCCTTGTTGGATAACGTGGAAGTAGTGACTGCTCTCTCTCCCTTTGCAGCCCACTCGGAGATTGAGGCGTGGGAGAAGGAGGGGTTGAATCCTTCCCTCTCTGGCACTAGGGTGGTGTTAGAGGGGGCAGATCTTGCGCTGACTCAGCCGGGAACCAACACACTGGAGTTGATGCATGTTGGGGTTCCTGCAGTGGTTGCCGTGCCCTTTTATTTTTTGGAACATGTTCCCCTTGGAGGGTTGAAGGGAATAATCCTTCAGACGCCTCTTTTGGGGAGAATGATAAAGGATAAAGTATTGAGAAAAGCCTCCGAGAGGAGGGGCTTTCTTGCTTGGCCCAACAGGATTGCCAAAGAGATGATAATGAAGGAAGTGGTGGGCGACGTTACTCCTGCTGATCTGGCAAAGCTTCTTGCAAAGCTTCTTTTGGACGAACGGCAGAGGCTTTGCCAGAGAGAGCGTCTGAGAGCCCTTTCGAAACCATATGGGGCTGCAGAAAACATATTATCCATTATCGAAGAGAGGATCGGCTAGGATGGCTAGTAAATGGAAGAAGAGTTTGTATTTGAGGCTTTTGAACTATGCCAGGCCTTACATGTCCAGGATAGGGGTTGGGCTTGTCTGCATGGTGTTGTCCTCGGTGTTTACCGTTGTGGCTCCGTGGATACTCAAGAACATTGTGGACGATGTTTTGATAAGCAAGAACCTATTAATGCTCAACGTTCTATCTTTAGGTTTGGTGCTTTTGTACCTGTTGAAGAACGTGGCAAATTATGGCCACCAGTACTTGATGAATTGGGTTGGCCAGAAAGTGG
The DNA window shown above is from Thermovirga lienii DSM 17291 and carries:
- a CDS encoding protein of unknown function DUF1009 (PFAM: Protein of unknown function (DUF1009)~COGs: COG3494 conserved hypothetical protein~InterPro IPR010415~KEGG: tai:Taci_1287 protein of unknown function DUF1009~PFAM: protein of unknown function DUF1009~SPTR: Putative uncharacterized protein) → MFSERIALIAGGGALPLEILGRLQGKIAVVYSLNEGLSSGESVPETTEVIKMVSPDLEWLLRDLERRNIRKLLMAGYVPKKLMYMPEALDPALRAVIGKLASRDDHSLLGAIVAAIESHGVEVMPYRDVILDILAPVGVIAGRNPTEEEKDDIAWGVEIIRRLLPLSFGQTIVVKSRSVVAVEAMEGTDRTIERAGTLVKGGVVIKMMRPDQDERYDLPTIGPTTLEAMAKGGLSCLAVEAGRTIILEKEKTFDIAEKSGIAVWGIG
- a CDS encoding lipid-A-disaccharide synthase (PFAM: Lipid-A-disaccharide synthetase~TIGRFAM: lipid-A-disaccharide synthase~COGs: COG0763 Lipid A disaccharide synthetase~InterPro IPR003835~KEGG: aco:Amico_1498 lipid-A-disaccharide synthase~PFAM: glycosyl transferase family 19~PRIAM: Lipid-A-disaccharide synthase~SPTR: Lipid-A-disaccharide synthase;~TIGRFAM: lipid-A-disaccharide synthase), with the translated sequence MSIFLSCGEASGDYYVAKLAARLRQKGFSGKMWGLVGPQSEASGVEKTWSMGELQLMGIGEVLSSIPRLFSLKKQIENRIIQEAPRAVVVVDSPDFHLRLLEGLRSKGYGGKVVYLCPPTVWAWRSWRVKKLRKLCDLCLPLFGFEHQFLSERGVKSLWVGHPFLDEFDLNSRFFPSFDPEKKDKVIGLLPGSRPSEVNKIFPVLLEVAHKLELEGFVPVFSIAPNLSEEMKDYVRSRSRPFEAYSGPGAELIERSDAVVGASGTVAVEALLRKRFMVVLYKASWSSWLAYKIFVKTPWISIPNILAGKMVFPELLQKNATASAVLEHLLPYLKDSAYRGKVHEFMDRACDKLGRPGALDLWAEEVLKGVER
- a CDS encoding hypothetical protein (PFAM: Lipid-A-disaccharide synthetase~COGs: COG0763 Lipid A disaccharide synthetase~KEGG: aco:Amico_1497 hypothetical protein~SPTR: Putative uncharacterized protein), whose product is MKEVLLLANGPGELWCWVRPMVKVLKAKGYRVKIGLLPCQFSSGEESRIASSLGADEVKGPSFFVKSALDMLRDSSDLVFQLGGDLVYGLLASRGKRPFFCYTYGPKPFMEKADVVMTAWDFPLVPGRVVVGDLVADALDMDEGASPWKKEGALRLVFFPGSRPGIRKASLRFLSEVKGTLEALLDNVEVVTALSPFAAHSEIEAWEKEGLNPSLSGTRVVLEGADLALTQPGTNTLELMHVGVPAVVAVPFYFLEHVPLGGLKGIILQTPLLGRMIKDKVLRKASERRGFLAWPNRIAKEMIMKEVVGDVTPADLAKLLAKLLLDERQRLCQRERLRALSKPYGAAENILSIIEERIG